In the Aedes aegypti strain LVP_AGWG unplaced genomic scaffold, AaegL5.0 Primary Assembly AGWG_AaegL5_hic_scaff_1953_PBJ_arrow, whole genome shotgun sequence genome, attagcccctaccggaagttcatatcgacgctagcgccacgcagcggtcgagttctgaactaaattgtatctcatgtggaagttcttatcctcctgagcaactttgctgaagactgcatccttctatgtgctcgcaatctcgagttatcgcataattagcccctaccggaagttcatatcgacgctagcgccacgcagcggttgagttctgaactaaattgtatctcatgtggaagttcttatcctcctgagcaactttgccgaagacagcatccttctatgtgttcgcaatctcgagttatcgcataattagctcctaccggaacttcatatcgacgctagcgccacgcagcggtcgagttctgaactaaattgtatctcatgtggaagttcttatcctcctgagcaactttgctgaagactgcatccttctatgtgctcgcaatctcgagttatcgcataattagcctctaccggaagttcatatcgacgctagcgccacgcagcggttgagttctgaactaaattgtatctcatgtggaagtccttatcctcctgaacaactttgccgaagacagcatccttctatgtgctcgcaatctcgagttatcgcataattagcctctaccggaagttcatatcgacgctagcgccacgcggtggtcgagttctgaactaaattgtatcccatgtggaagttcttggtccccgaaacaagtttgctgaagacagtacattcctatatggcctgcatcttatacaatttggtgatgactgcagatttctggactgagtgtactgaaattccacgtggccaacatggtccctttcgtagccgattcccggtggccactggatccggaaccggtattccaggtagtgatcagagtcttgaggagtatatctttcgaatgcggcataaatttcattattcggttgatatttcgctgatttatagggtatacatttctgggtcataatgaccccagtatcttattaagttgtttttcttaacatccgcggaaggttaaTAACATttctcaagcaaatatatgactTTGCcgacagtgttgatgacctcgggtaAATAACAGAGCCCTTCTTATCGTGAATGAAACATTCTTGAATCGAGAGTCAATCATGCCTGGTTTCTGTTGCTTTTCCTAATTCATCTTAGAACTTCTAATGTCATTAATTAATATCATCTGAATATATCCATTATATCTCGTATTTCACATGATCACtcaaatcatcaatcagaagctgGAATATTTAAATCTCGTAAGTAAAATTATGCTCGTTAAattaataggagacctgactgagAATCATTTTTAGGCTACACCACAGCTGCAAACAAAGCGCCGTTCTATTGCGCGGAAAGTACGACCTCAATCAATCGTTGGACTGGGTATTGAAAACCTGAGTCTAACTCATATACCAGATATGGTAGAGACGCCATCTCCCGAGTGCCATTCTAGTAGAAGTAAGCTAGAACCTACTGACGAACTAAAAGACGAAGAATGCTGTGATTCTATATCTGAATTACCAAGTCAATCAATGACACTTCAACATTTAGTGAAAGGTGAGTGAAATAGAATTAATTTCGAGTCAATATAATTAatgttttaaaaactttaaCGCAATAAGTTTATATAAGACGCATTTCGCGCCAATTCGGGTGGCAGCACCCTCTCAGATTTCAATTAAGCTTTCTGGAACAGCAtccttcattaagatttgaagaatgagtttttactatgggatgataagtttgtacttacattatagTACTAGAGTATTTAAaacatttcgcaaaatttctcagatttcaaTTAAGCTTTCTAGAGCAGCAtccttcattaagatttgaagaatgagtttttactatgggatgataagtttgtactcacATTATAGTACTAGAGTGTAGTAGTCACTGGGCTACtaggtgtttcgtgttgtctgttgcctaatgttcgtgattgttcagtctgtgcagcctttggctgaagacggtgtaaattgcctttataaataaattcgagattttgccaccaggcggcgctagtgagcatttagcccttgttttgcggttatcttggGATCCTGACAACTAAGAAGGACGCTGCCTTGggcgaagttgttcagtagctcaaagactgtaattatttgagccaagaaattcgaaattttaCTACCAGACGGTGATAGTgattataaaaatgttttgcggatatctcagaagCCTGACCACTTCAAAAGATACTATCTTTGGCAAAATTGTTGTTTAATAAGCCAACGGCAATCATTGATCAAGCTAGTTGATTCTAAATTTTGCTACCAGATGACGCCAAAGGGATCttcattagccgagtggttagagtccgtggctacaaatcaaagccatgccgaaggtgtctgggttcgattcccggtcggtccaggatcatttcgtaatgggaatttccttgacttccctgggcatagagtaccatccatcgtacctgccacacgatatacaaatgcgaaaatggcaatttaggcaaagaaagctcgaaGAGAAGAACTAGcttatatgttaaaattctcgttaataaagaaataaaaaaaaaaaaaaaaaaaaaaagaaagctctcagttaataactgtggaagtgctcttgaaacactacgctgagcagccgactctgtcccagtggggacgttaatgccaagaagaagatgacgCCAATGAGCATGATTTTAATAAGCAGCCAATAAGCAGCCCGATTtctaaagatggcgtcttcgacagagttgttcagtagcttaaagGCTATTTTTGTTTAGGCCTTGAAATTGGAGATTGACTAAAATAATGACAGCTCTTGAGTTACTAAACAATTTTGCCGATGATGGTCAgtattgtgatatatttgcaaaacaaaatttcatgctcattaGCCCCGCATAGTGGCAAAATCTCTAATCACTTGCCTAGAATAACttttcctaagtggtcaggctcctgagatatctgcaaaacaaaatttacatgctcactagcgccgcctagtggcaacattttgaatcaacttgctCGAactagcccttgagctactttgtcgaaaacgtcatctttctaaatgcTTCTGAGATATCTGATAAATCGATTTATTCCTGAGTTTTGTAATTGttgaaattgtaaaaaagttgaaatttagcgtgacataatttgtgtaccatcccatacctacatttcttttaaataacaataaaaatcaattaccGTGATGCTATTATGTTTCGTGCACgctcctaatttcgctcactgTCATTTTACCCATAATTATTCATACATATTGAATTAAGTAATTGCATGTTATATTACCATACCTGAAGCAGaatcattcaaaataataattaacaaaaatttcttttacgcAACATGTTCAAAATGACAGTGGGCGAAATTAGGAGCGCGCGCGAAATATGGGTActcacggtatttttttttctatttaggCCGGCCAAAGCGAGCTAAGACGCGTGCACCGAAAAAAACAGCTGTGCATGTTACTGATCCATCCACGGATGTCAATGAAGGCATTGAAGCATTCTTTAGACCTGCTTCTGCTACACCATCAACGCTCACACCCCTTGTGTCACCAACTTCGGAGGATTGTAGTTTACTTTCGTTTGCTGATAGCCCTACGCTTAGTCGTGATGATGGTGGCCGATTTAGTAACGTAACGTCTGAAGAAACAACCCCGATTCTCGAGGAACGCAGAATCATAAAGTTAGAAAGGTCTTCCCCTGTaatgaaaaatgtcaattggtCTTCAAGGTCTCGTTCATCGGATAATTTAGAAAAAGTTTCTGCATCGATCAACAAAAAATCACCTTTAATTAATAATTATACAGACAacgaaaaaaagtttccagaCGCATATTCCTCTGCAATACACGGTACAGAGTTTGACACAGACAAATCACCAAGCAGTGAATCCGTTAAGAGCCAACATTCCGAGATTCAGAGGCCAGCAAATGGTGTAGTGAAGACTCCAGTTTCAGTACAGAAACCTCGTCCTTGGTCGGTGCTGGGACATGAATCGAAAAGTGATTTTGTAACAAATGATTCAATAACACCCGATGAAGGCAACGATGAGCTTGATCTTGTATTGATATCTGGACAAACCCCAGGTGGTTCTATTGTTGGCATAACTCCAGGAGCTATTGGAGGAGGAAGCATCGTTGGGATTACACCAGgtaatcatgtttttgattttcatacttACTATTTACACTAAGTTTTTTTTACGTTGTCCGGcgtcgtaaaattaaaaaaaaacgtaaaaaactACGTTGTTTCAAAACACGACGTTAAAAAAACCTCGTGTTTCTCGACCATACGTATGTTCATGACCTTACGAATCATTATGTAGAACAATGTATTATGTGAAAGACAAAATATTCAGGTCGATTTTTTAATTACGTGGTACCGCGTATATCAAGTCCATAGAAGTCCCTATTCGGTATGTTATCTCTTGGACATCAGTGAATTGAGCCATGTAAGGTCACTACACTGgtctttttatttttgaaccccttttatgatttttttcatctcTCTTAGGCAGCGtcctcaaattacgtaacgctctaaaaAGGGGAGgaggtaggctcaagcgttacgacttatacaaaattttgaaaatttccatacaaaaagcgttactaAGGAAGAGAGAAGACAGtcaaaaaaatttaatattagcataggagaaggtatcggttttatattatttttgttatggcTATACCGTGACATGCCGTGAGGGTAAAAATCTCAAGTTTCAattaatcagaaaaaaataatttaataaattttcaagttttttaggTTTTATACAGTagattattttatatattttgcacaaaaaatgtgatttgtgctattttgaaaattttaaccataGTTACAGTTGCTGTTCTTAAATGTATaccattgcacaatggtccgaatccacaatttagcaggaaaaaagtgtttctctgttgattttagacgttcgatgtcttcagagaagttattcgtaattgagttttgcatcttgagaaggaaaaaagttgaatagggtggtCCTTAtctaagttaaaattttgactcaaactttgttgtttgatggaatttgtggctgcgctgttctgtaaacttttagaaaatgttattttgaacaactttgtcgaagacactaaatcttcatttaagctaagtaaattgattctgAAAGTTTGAACCCGACAAATCGGTTAttttggtctaacttttttgtttgttttcattttaacgtgaatgtggtcttcagaagagttctagaggaagtaatgatacacgtttttgctgaacattgcaagttGTCATGGAGTTGGTTTGATCTTTTTTGTCTTTAAGCGGCATTAGAAACGCCATACATTAGACAATATTTGGTGCAAAAACTGAGAGAAAATTCATCTCAAAAATTGACTTTTGGCGCGCttccttcagcaaagttgtaggtttTAGCTAGATCAATAACTTTTCTACAtgcaactttttgaaaaaataaggaATAAAAATGTAGAAATGATGGTACGATTCAAATGTAAATCACCATATATTTATTACtatagcttgagcttgattggccgcccgtggatgctactccagtatcgccagatcagctgcacttacacaaggaaccaaccgaatgactgcttgagaCTTACAGACActtagtgtataagtgctggtgatcttctatttttaggcaacaatgcagaccaatgtgtgGAAGGCGGAGGAAATGctgttgcacttatactggccaactgtagaccgtggagtccgactgcatctacgccagttcatgcggaagtgtatggattgggggaaaggcatggcagagaggtttgcttttgtggttagcagactaactatgtatcaggcgtaaggaaaagcatgcgcatggaagaatggaagcgttggGGAAATGGTTTATCTTCCGtatctggttctagcgtttggtatgaacgaatagtttgagtgtgataggttaagaatggaagatagaagcaagtgagagatatacaactacaaagtacgaggaaagggacgggcctgggattgaatccatgaccttctgcttatggagtagaagcggtagccattagaccaccaatccCGTCTTTATCACCATATATTTATTACTATATTATATTAAGTTTCATAGTAAACAGCCGCTTCAATATACTTGTTGTTGTAAAATTTGTATGATATTacgtttttttattgttttatttagtccatgttacatttttaaaccttgttgaaagtgacaagtctcggttttctcAGTTGCCGAGGACAAGGAAAAAATGAGTCGAGTACAACAATAtgatttctaatcttttatttatttagttcacaGGGGACGgtcctggtgtagtggttagaacacacgcctctcacgtcgaggacctgggatcgaatcccattcccgagatagtcattaaaaatttcagtgacgacttccttcggaagggaagtaaagccgttggtcccgagatgaactagcccagggttaaaaatctcgttaataagatagaaaaaaaaaatttagttctctagtttgaaaaaGTGAGGACTAGGATTTTGATGCATGggcaatatcggtgtaatttcttgactttatcaagggatccgatttcGACTGATGAAGGCTAATAAATAGCgaaacctttcaattagaatcctttcctgtgatcaagttaggaattacaactgtaagaaaaccgaatacttcatcacttctcaatagtgataagataacacgacatgcactaaacaaaggacatgGGATATACtgcaatagatcaaatattggtcgcagtggtttatgttagcttagcttagcttagcttagactgactacacatatcaatggttgctattccgtgattgaccgaagtcagtgaaaatgcaaaaagaatcaactagatgttcggctgggattggccataatcttcttcagtgtgcataattcagtgcctctatttatacatggtcaataacggcgccggccacgttcttgcagtcaggtgggattgggggaaggaatgttagtgtgtatcctttgctatttggagacagtgttttcctctgcatctccacaaaggttactgggagggatgtttgttaatggggaggatcgttgggtcacaggattcactttgataagcgattagaccatgataaataattattggtgagatataaacatgctcttatatttgaatataatattttcatttgatatgaacaatatctatgtagagaaaaattatgccgacacttgaggtgacgaacctttcaaagtttgttgaataaagtgaacctttcgcaagtctacacttgaagtgtcgaaccattcaaagttttttttaaattacaaaaataaaggtaaaaagaaaaaggagttttgaaaaaaaagttagacgttaataatttatgaatcagagtttatgtcgacactcacagtgacgaacctttcaaagtttgttgaaaaatcatatttaagtctcaccgttgtaacgtttaaaggtgcagtcatacatattttatagataagaaatagtagcatgaaacgagctcaccaattgatccgttatccttgagtAGCAAcaaatccactttcagcttcactcgtttgctcggctatataaaagcactcagagaaaataggcgcgcgaccgagagggaaaacaactgactcgggcttcttgacgcactgcccaggagcaagcgtcaacgtcggaaagatcaaaaagaactaatcgaactcggcactttttcactttactcgaccgatgcgcgacatgtttgatcctgccctcatcgccggcccccgcaggagcaagcgtcaaggtcgaaggatcaaaccaCAACTCTCCATGAGCTATGGGCATCTAaagttttcaaagtttttcatctaaatttgcttataacttcaaaatcacaagaattacaaacttgcaatgttcagcaaaaatgtgtattcaTTACTTCCTCTAGAATTCATCGGAATACCACATTTACGTaggaatgaaaacaaaaaagttagaccaaCATAACTGATGTTtcgggtccaccctaagttaaaactttcataATTCATTTACTTCgttcaaatgaagagttagataaAAAGTTTcttggacaaagttgttcaaaacaacattttctaaaagtttactGAACAGCGCAGCCTCAAATtccattaaacaaaaaaaagtttgagtcaaaaattTAACATAGATAAGGaccaccctattcaactttttctTACAAGATGCAAAATACAATTACGAATAACAACTTCTCTAAAGACATCATGCGTCTAAAATCAACGAGAATAGAGAAAACATCTTTTTCCTGCTAAATTGTGGATTCGGATTATTGTGCATTGTTCCAGATACCATGCATCTGACCCCGACTGCCGGTGatattttgaaacatctctcaATTGAACAAACGAAGCGCATCATAATTAAAACTTTTGTATCAAATAATGTCTTGAGGTTTGTGTGATTGATTCAGGgaataaaatatataatttactcagccattttggaattatagATGAAACATGGTATTTGGAACTCACAAGCAACCGTGCTCAAATACCGTGTGTTGGCACCAGGCGATGGAAACtctaacattatttttgtttgtttgtatgTGCAACTTTAGTTCGAATTTGACATGGCTTTCTAAAGACTATCTTAATGGTAATGGTAATGGTCTTATGGTAATGTTTGTGACAATCAttgagaaacataaataatataatatgttAAAAATCCACATAATTTCCAAATAGCTCAAAGCAttgagccaacccttctccagtagagaagctagatagaatacaggacgctttggtgcttactgactttaaaatggcttgctcaattttcaccatctaataaaatttcaattttgtcgCTCctttgcgacgcctatccacctatacatttccatcatttgcaaaaatcttctatagGCTTCCTttaccacagataacagatgtttatgctagaacaaaatttagtaaaaacctgtgtaaatatttAAACAGAAACTTCTtgcaatcactagcgccgccacacaacgaattgcgtcaatcagtggtgaatatagatatcttgaaatatttcatattcaccactcacatcgtcatgggaacttagcgataaCAGCGCCACCACAGTGTGTTGCCATATAAAATGACCATTTATTGCCTTACACAGTTTTGTAATCGGACTGTTGGTGTAATCTGTTATCTGtgcctttacctttgagtcgcatgaccgctatagccataaCAGAAATTATTTAATATTAGCGTTACGTAGTAAATGAATGCTGCTTAccttaggtattattttatttcataaatatACATAAAATATCTGCAACAAATAATTTGATTATGTAGGTACCTATAatcttctatctatctatctatctatctatttaaataaaaatggaatggtgtttgtttgtcacgaaatggcttacgaacgggtccaACGATTTTGAATGTtgctttctccattttgttcgtcacgggtttcgacgtgtttgtgcgaataaaaataacaggatattcaccgggaaagtaggaaaaaTGAGAGTGAAACTGAATGGactaatgca is a window encoding:
- the LOC110680878 gene encoding uncharacterized protein LOC110680878 isoform X1 translates to MITQIINQKLEYLNLATPQLQTKRRSIARKVRPQSIVGLGIENLSLTHIPDMVETPSPECHSSRSKLEPTDELKDEECCDSISELPSQSMTLQHLVKGRPKRAKTRAPKKTAVHVTDPSTDVNEGIEAFFRPASATPSTLTPLVSPTSEDCSLLSFADSPTLSRDDGGRFSNVTSEETTPILEERRIIKLERSSPVMKNVNWSSRSRSSDNLEKVSASINKKSPLINNYTDNEKKFPDAYSSAIHGTEFDTDKSPSSESVKSQHSEIQRPANGVVKTPVSVQKPRPWSVLGHESKSDFVTNDSITPDEGNDELDLVLISGQTPGGSIVGITPGAIGGGSIVGITPGAVMEKKSVRDMAANLNKLGVDKICFLNKPPVAAPRLNWKI
- the LOC110680878 gene encoding uncharacterized protein LOC110680878 isoform X3 — protein: MVETPSPECHSSRSKLEPTDELKDEECCDSISELPSQSMTLQHLVKGRPKRAKTRAPKKTAVHVTDPSTDVNEGIEAFFRPASATPSTLTPLVSPTSEDCSLLSFADSPTLSRDDGGRFSNVTSEETTPILEERRIIKLERSSPVMKNVNWSSRSRSSDNLEKVSASINKKSPLINNYTDNEKKFPDAYSSAIHGTEFDTDKSPSSESVKSQHSEIQRPANGVVKTPVSVQKPRPWSVLGHESKSDFVTNDSITPDEGNDELDLVLISGQTPGGSIVGITPGAIGGGSIVGITPGAVMEKKSVRDMAANLNKLGVDKICFLNKPPVAAPRLNWKI
- the LOC110680878 gene encoding uncharacterized protein LOC110680878 isoform X2; protein product: MITQIINQKLEYLNLATPQLQTKRRSIARKVRPQSIVGLGIENLSLTHIPDMVETPSPECHSSRSKLEPTDELKDEECCDSISELPSQSMTLQHLVKGRPKRAKTRAPKKTAVHVTDPSTDVNEGIEAFFRPASATPSTLTPLVSPTSEDCSLLSFADSPTLSRDDGGRFSNVTSEETTPILEERRIIKLERSSPVMKNVNWSSRSRSSDNLEKVSASINKKSPLINNYTDNEKKFPDAYSSAIHGTEFDTDKSPSSESVKSQHSEIQRPANGVVKTPVSVQKPRPWSVLGHESKSDFVTNDSITPDEGNDELDLVLISGQTPGGSIVGITPGAIGGGSIVGITPGAVMEKKSVRDMAANLNKLGDKICFLNKPPVAAPRLNWKI